One Triticum dicoccoides isolate Atlit2015 ecotype Zavitan chromosome 4B, WEW_v2.0, whole genome shotgun sequence genomic window carries:
- the LOC119291288 gene encoding putative F-box protein At3g24700, with protein MDPGNGFLAAKLTDDLVVEILSRLPFKSFCRFKCVCKAWLALSSDPQYCKKLLKIPTGLLYQRRYNSAIKLASLPHNDKDFDEALSFLPQYEQLELMDSCNGLVLCKYKNSYTPPAPGICRFIVCNPATREWKMLPDTPPSHYDPFYNMSILAFSTSWSANFYVFNFQRLSTRYLGFGPVKLQVFSSDLSTWFLDDTSWLSGTSVSQPHMFIDGALYVHTDLHEIMVLKSLEETSSGIAPSLRTIKLPHENVGFVARFGQRCFGQSSGALQYALPEEDARTILVWSLDVDEPYEWSLKYRLSMSHAFGRDNLCQYGVHSWQCDYEVIALDLERDGVLLFDKRADKLRLYNTRTGELDEIQPEDHRCRKLQDAYYHYVASYSKLPALFGF; from the coding sequence ATGGACCCCGGGAATGGTTTTCTTGCTGCCAAGCTAACTGATGATCTGGTGGTGGAGATCCTCTCCCGGCTGCCGTTCAAGTCTTTTTGCCGCTTCAAATGTGTCTGCAAGGCCTGGCTTGCCTTATCCTCTGATCCGCAATACTGCAAGAAGCTTCTGAAAATTCCAACAGGTCTTCTCTACCAACGACGTTATAACTCTGCTATCAAGCTCGCTAGCCTGCCCCACAATGATAAGGATTTTGATGAAGCTCTTAGTTTCCTACCACAGTATGAGCAATTAGAGCTGATGGACTCTTGCAATGGCCTAGTCCTTTGTAAGTACAAGAACAGCTACACTCCTCCAGCTCCAGGTATTTGCCGCTTTATCGTGTGCAATCCGGCAACACGAGAGTGGAAGATGCTCCCGGATACTCCTCCTAGCCATTATGACCCTTTTTACAATATGAGTATTCTGGCCTTCAGCACATCATGGTCGGCAAATTTCTACGTCTTCAACTTTCAGCGGCTCAGTACACGCTATTTGGGATTTGGCCCCGTCAAACTTCAGGTGTTTTCGTCTGACCTTTCCACTTGGTTTCTGGACGATACATCATGGCTCTCTGGGACATCAGTTTCTCAACCACACATGTTTATTGATGGAGCACTGTACGTGCACACAGATTTGCATGAGATTATGGTACTGAAGAGCTTGGAGGAAACTAGTTCTGGCATTGCGCCCTCTCTTCGGACTATTAAGTTGCCGCATGAAAATGTCGGTTTTGTGGCTAGGTTTGGCCAACGTTGCTTCGGCCAATCTTCGGGGGCCTTGCAATACGCATTGCCAGAGGAGGATGCTCGTACGATTCTTGTTTGGAGTCTTGATGTTGATGAGCCTTATGAGTGGAGCCTCAAGTACCGCCTCAGTATGAGCCATGCATTCGGAAGGGACAACCTTTGTCAGTATGGCGTGCATTCCTGGCAATGTGACTATGAGGTCATCGCTCTTGACCTGGAGAGAGATGGTGTTCTCCTGTTCGACAAACGGGCGGACAAGCTTCGTTTGTACAATACAAGAACCGGTGAACTTGACGAGATTCAACCAGAAGACCACCGCTGCCGCAAGTTGCAAGATGCGTACTATCATTATGTGGCATCCTACTCAAAGCTCCCAGCTTTGTTTGGCTTTTGA
- the LOC119291289 gene encoding probable E3 ubiquitin-protein ligase RHY1A has translation MTSASELFTARRARAPRLSDPGDPGPDPLADAPQDPHGLAARRRRRGCRARRQLDAAGDVRQHLHTGPPPPRRRGSYTDRILSYIDNSNIGDSAATRNRLDRLMFRTNERLPGAVLQAQARVLERLRGVSIGSSTSRPSITLDEFSATDVFRIIDFGSRETPYEANWPSSSSVQPSSVSDEENLENTSISSTTSNRSPGLSKSAFLRLQIEIFEAKKDDNREASPECSICLDGFYDGDELIRLHCGHRFHSTCLEPWVRKCADCPYCRTNIRSRPR, from the exons ATGACGAGCGCCTCCGAGCTCTTCACCGCCCGCCGCGCCCGCGCGCCCCGCCTCTCCGACCCGGGGGACCCCGGCCCGGATCCGCTCGCCGACGCGCCGCAGGACCCGCAcggcctcgccgcccgccgccgccggcggggcTGCCGCGCGCGCCGCCAGCTCGACGCCGCCGGGGACGTGCGCCAGCACCTCCACACcggcccgccgcccccgcgccgacGCGGCTCCTACACG GACCGCATCTTATCATACATAGACAATAGCAACATTGGGGATTCTGCAGCTACAAGGAACCGACTTGACAGGCTGATGTTCAGAACAAATGAGCGGCTTCCCGGTGCCGTACTGCAAGCTCAGGCACGTGTTCTAGAGAGATTGAGAGGTGTTTCTATCGGATCATCTACCTCCAGGCCATCCATCACATTGGATGAATTTTCAGCTACGGATGTGTTTAGAATCATCGACTTCGGAAGCAGAGAAACCCCATACGAGGCAAATTGGCCTAGCTCATCATCTGTTCAGCCAAGCAGCGTGTCGGATGAAGAGAACTTGGAGAACACATCCATCAGTTCAACTACTTCCAACAGGTCACCTGGACTGAGCAAGTCCGCCTTTCTTCGGCTACAGATAGAGATCTTCGAGGCTAAGAAAGATGACAACAGGGAGGCATCGCCGGAATGCTCGATTTGTCTCGATGGTTTCTATGACGGAGACGAGCTGATAAGGCTGCACTGCGGACACAGGTTCCACTCGACTTGCTTGGAGCCATGGGTGCGGAAATGCGCAGATTGCCCATACTGTCGAACAAACATACGGTCCCGGCCCCGATGA